The Nitrospinota bacterium nucleotide sequence AGCGCATATTCTCTTTGAAAAAGTTGACGACAAATTCCCCGTCACATTCTCGCGCAAGTTCCTGCGGGAAATCCTTCGCGACGGAATGAGGTATGAAGGATTGATAATAACTGACGATCTGAATATGGGGGCGGTAAAGGAGAACTACACGCTGGAAGAAAGGATACTCCTCTCCGTGGATGCCGGGGCCGATGTTCTCCTTCTGCGTGACAGCCATGAGGGTGTTGTAAAGTTTCTCGAAACCTTTTACGCGCTTGCAGAGTCGGGCGATTTAAAGAAGGAGCGGATATTCGAATCGGCTGAGCGGATAAGAAGGGTGAAGGAGAGAGGGCTTTAAGTATATTTAATAGCAACAGGCATGGTGAAGCATGCTATTACGCGGGAGTCTCAGGCGGTCGCTTTCTTTAGCATGTTTTTTGCCTCTTCCAGGGTAGGGTCGAGCTGGATCGCCTTCTTGAAAAAATCAGCCGCCTTTTTATTGTCTTTCTGTCTGTGATACATCATCCCCATATTGAAGCGGACACCTGCGTCGGACGGATCCAGCTGCATGGCCCTTTGGTATTCCACCTCGGCTTCCACGAACCTCCCCGCTCGGCTAAGCGCGATGCCGATCCTGTTGTAAACCTGGAGAAATTCCGGATTTTTACTTTTGGCAAGGTTGAAATACCGAAGTGCGTCATCTATCCAGTTCTTGTCGAGGCAGGCGTTGCCGAGATCGATAAGGAGATGGACGTTTTCAGGCTCGACCTCCGAGGCCTTGTCGAATGCGGAAATGGCAGAATCCTTATTGTCCTTTATCGAGTGGATCAGCCCAACGAAGTAGAATATTTCCCCGTATTCCGGGTCGACTGAAACTGCTTTTTTCAGAACTTTCATGGCGAGTTCAAAATTCTTTTTCTCAATCAGTATCTCAGCGAGCTTGGTGTAGCCGTCGATAAAGCCGGGGTCGGCCTTTACGCATAGCATCAGTTCCTTTTCCGCCTCATCGAGTTCTTCTTCCTCGAAATGCTTTGTCCCCTTGTTGTAATGTTCGAGCGCCTCGGAAATATTGGTTATCTGGTTTTTGTCGTATTTTTCATGCCCGGCAATTCCGAGGAGAGCGTTTTCCAGCGCCGCCGCGGTGAACGGCATTTCCAGGAACCGTCCGATCATCTGCTTCTTCTTATAGCTCCCGCGCAGTGCCTTGGGGCTTTTGGAGAAAACTATCAGAGGCGTCTTCATGAATCGCCTGCATGCAACAAGCTTGGAAAGGAGCGTGGGGCATGAAGCGGCTTCGGCGTTCATGATAAGGAAGTGGTACTGCGCCAGTTCCAGTTTTTCAAAGACCCCCACGCATTCGGTAATTTCATCCACTTTCTGGATGCGTCGCTCGCGCAGAGTTTGCTTGATAAACTTCGCCTCATTCTGCGGGAAGCCGACTACCAGAAAAGCGCACTTTTCAAGCGTCGCAAACAACTTATCTTCAGGACTTTCTTTAGCCACTTTTAATACTTTCCCCTATCTGATTGTTTTCAATTATATTACATATATGCAAACAAACAACAGTGGGGGGGGGACGTTATATCTTGTGGCAACTCCGATAGGGAATCTCGGCGATATCACCATCCGGGCAGTGGATATACTCTCAACTGTCGACAACATCGCCGCGGAGGATACCAGGAAGAGCAGAATACTTTTCAATCACCACGGGATAAAACCGAAAAGGCTACTCAGCTACTTCGGCCCGAAGGAGGAGATAAAGGCGAAAGAGCTTTTAAATCTGCTGGAGCAGGGGGAAACGGTAGCCCTCATCACCGATGCCGGGACACCAGGGATATCCGACCCCGCGGGGAGGATAGTGCGTCTTGCGATAGAAAATGGGATAAACATCATTCCGATTCCGGGGCCTTCCGCGCTTATCGCGGCGTTGCCGGTCTCCGGGTTTGATACATCTTCGTTCGTCTTCGAGGGATTCCTCCCTGTGAAAAGCGGGAGGAGAAAGGCGACCCTGGAAAGGCTCTACTCCGAAGGGCGGACGGTAATTCTATATGAGTCAACACACCGTATATTGAAACTTCTCGACGAGCTTGAGAGCGACATTCCCGAAAGAAAGATCGTCGTGGCAAGGGAGTTGACGAAGATGTTCGAGGAGTTCGTCCGCGGCACCCCGTCAGAAGTAAAGGCTCAGCTTACTGGCAAGCGCACCAAAGGGGAGTTCGTAGTCCTCATTGAAGGTGAAGATAAAAAAATCAAAGGTGGAAGTTGCG carries:
- a CDS encoding tetratricopeptide repeat protein; the protein is MAKESPEDKLFATLEKCAFLVVGFPQNEAKFIKQTLRERRIQKVDEITECVGVFEKLELAQYHFLIMNAEAASCPTLLSKLVACRRFMKTPLIVFSKSPKALRGSYKKKQMIGRFLEMPFTAAALENALLGIAGHEKYDKNQITNISEALEHYNKGTKHFEEEELDEAEKELMLCVKADPGFIDGYTKLAEILIEKKNFELAMKVLKKAVSVDPEYGEIFYFVGLIHSIKDNKDSAISAFDKASEVEPENVHLLIDLGNACLDKNWIDDALRYFNLAKSKNPEFLQVYNRIGIALSRAGRFVEAEVEYQRAMQLDPSDAGVRFNMGMMYHRQKDNKKAADFFKKAIQLDPTLEEAKNMLKKATA
- the rsmI gene encoding 16S rRNA (cytidine(1402)-2'-O)-methyltransferase, whose translation is MATPIGNLGDITIRAVDILSTVDNIAAEDTRKSRILFNHHGIKPKRLLSYFGPKEEIKAKELLNLLEQGETVALITDAGTPGISDPAGRIVRLAIENGINIIPIPGPSALIAALPVSGFDTSSFVFEGFLPVKSGRRKATLERLYSEGRTVILYESTHRILKLLDELESDIPERKIVVARELTKMFEEFVRGTPSEVKAQLTGKRTKGEFVVLIEGEDKKIKGGSCDGSS